GATCAATCGGGAGATTCGGGTTCAGGCGGCCCAGGAGGCTGGCCTCACCATCACGCCTCGGCGTCTGCAGGACTCGATCCAGAGCTTTGAAGCGTTCAACGTTGGGAACGTGTTCAGTCAGGACCAATATGTCGCGCTGCTTGCGCAGCAGGGTGAGACACCCCGCAGCTTCGAAGCAGGCCTCGCAGACGAGCTGCTGTACAACGAAATTCCCGCGGTGCTGTCAGCATCAGCCTTCGCGCTTCCTTCCGAGATCTCCCGCGCCCAGCGACTTCAGGCGCAGCAGCGGTCGTTTCGGCACGTAGCGTATACCTCGGAGGAATTCCGCGACCAGGTTGTGGTCACCGACGAGGACATCCAGACCTACTACAACGAAAACCCGGCTCAGTTCACCAACCCTGAGACGGTGATCATCGAGTACGTACTGCTGTCCAGCGCCAACCTCACGACCGATCTAGAGATCAGCGAGAGTTCGCTCAAGGCTCGCTACGACACGCAGAAGGGTCGCTTTGTGATTCCCGAGCGGCGCCGCACCTCACATATCCTGATCGAGGTCGGCGAAAACGCGCCGGCGGAGGAGCTCCAGGCGGCGGAGGCTCGGGCCGCCGAAGCGACCTCCCGGGCTCGCGCGGGGGAGGACTTCGCCGAGCTAGCCAAGGAGCTGTCTGACGATATCGGGTCAGCGCAGGCTGGTGGTGACCTCGGATGGGTCGAACGCGACGTTATGGTCGAAGCGTTCGAGCAGGCGCTGTTTGCGATGGAGGTTGACACCATTTCTGACCCCGTCAACACGGCGTTTGGCTTTCACGTGATCAACCTCCTGGAAGTGGAGGAAAGCCGCGGCAAAACCTTTGAGGAAGCGCGCGAGGAGCTGACCGCCGAGTACCGCGAAACCGAGCTCGAACGGCTGTACCTGGAACAGCAGGACCGGCTGTACGATCTCAGCTATGAAGATTCAGGCAGCCTCCAGACGGCCGCTGATTCGCTGGGGTTAGAGATTCAGACCAGCGAACCGTTTTCCCGCACCGGTGGCGCCGGGGTCACGGCCAACCAGCAGGTTATTCAGGCGGCTTACGCCGACCAGGTGCTGCTGGAGGGCTCGAACAGCGACCCGATCAGCCTGAGCGAAACCGAGACCATTGTGCTGCGCGTAAACCAGCGAATTGACGAATCGCTTTCGCCGCTCGAAGAGGTGAGGGAAGACGCGCGCGCGAGTGTCTTGAGTCGGGAGGCTCGCGAGCTGGCCCGGGAAGCCGCCCAGTCGCTGAGCGACGCGGCAGCTGACGCCGGAACCCTGGCGCTGGCCCTGGCGGCGCTGCCGGCGCCGATGACCCCTGCGGACGATCCCGCTGCTCTACCGGAAGCAGACGCTGCCGCGCAGGAAGCGGATGAGGCGAACGAGGGTGGAGCCGCTGAGAGCGACGCGGAAGAATCGTCCGAGGAGGACGCCGCCAAAAGTGTGGTGGAAAGCCTGGACGTGCCCCGCTTTGGCCGCCCCGGAGAGGTTGATGGTCAGCTGGCTCAGGGCGTCTTTCGCCTGGCGAGGCCGGCCGACGCTGAGCCGACGTTTGGCCTGGTTGCCGGAGGCCCGGAAACCTTCTACGCCGTCTCGCTGTTTGCCGTGACGGAAGGCCAGGAAGACGACAACGCGATTGAGCGGGTCTCCACTCAGATTGAGCGCAAGCTCTCGGGCGAAGAGGTTGCCGGCGCTGACGCTCAGCTCCGGGCGGCCGCTGAGATCGACGTGATTGAGGAGCGGCTGACGCCGGTCGGCGCGACCTTCTAACGCTGCCTGGACGCCGGTGTCACGACGCTATCCGTCGGCGTCCTGGTTGAGGTCCGGCATGCCGAGGATGCTGTAGCCCGAGTCGACGTAGGTGATTTCGCCGGTAATGCCGGAAGCCAGATCGGAACACAGGAAGGCCGCAACGTTTCCGACTTCCTCGGTGGTGATGGTCCGCCGCAGCGGTGCCGTACGTTCCACGTGGTCCAGCATCTTGCGGAAATTTGAGATCCCGGCAGCGGCGAGGGTCTTAATGGGTCCGGCGCTGACGCCGTTGACCCGAATGCCATCGGGGCCAAGGCTCTGGGCCAGGTATCGCACGGCCGCTTCCAGACTGGCCTTCGCCAGCCCCATCACGTTGTAGTAGGGCATCGCCCGCATGGCCCCCAGGTAGGACAGCGTCAGCAGAGCGGCGTTTCGGTCTTTCATCAGCGGGTGCATGCTCTTGGCCAGCGCCGCAAAGCTATAGGCACTGATGTCGTGAGCGATCTGAAACCCCTCACGGGTCACCGCCTCCGCGAAGTTGCCGACAAGCTGTTCCCGCGGCGCAAAACCCACGGAGTGGACGAGGATGTCCAGGCTACCCCAGCTCGTGGTCAGCGCGTCGGTGACCGCCGCAATCTGGTCGTCTTCGGCGACATCACAGGGCAGCACAATCGACGAGCCACACTGGTCAGCGATTTTGTCGACCCGAGATTTCAGCTTTTCGTTCTGATAGGTAAAGGCGATCTCCGCTCCCTGCCGGTGCATGGCTTCCGCGATGCCCCAGGCGATAGAACGGTTGCTGGCAACCCCGACAATCAGCGCTTTCTTCCCGGCTAGAAATCCCATGGTTTTTACTCTTCCCTCAATTGATTCAGTACGGCTGGCAGCAGCGCGATGTCGATCGCTTCATCCCTTGGGACTGCCGCTGCGCCAGGCTCAGCTCGGCGGGCGGCCGACCCAAACGCGGCTCACCATACTTGATGCGGTAAAACATGGAAAGCGGACGGGTGGGGTACAATGATGGCGTTTTCACGGCTGGTGGCAGGCAGTCTTTTGCTGGATCAATCTCAATCATCGAGTGCCACGTTGGGTGGCGCTGAAGGCGGCTCGCCAGGTTCCGTGCCGGTTGAGCTTCCGGCGAGGCTGCGGCAAGCGGAAGTCCGCGTCTGCCGATCGGTGGTCGCCAACGTTTTCGGCTATCACGCGCTGCAGGTGAGCTCGCTGACCACCGCCGATGATTTGCTTGCGACAGCTCAGACGATCAGCTGTCACCAGCTCCGGGTGAATCCCGCAGGTAAGCTGGAAGGCTGTGTAGCGGGTCAGCTGGCGGAACTGCCGTTCCAGGACGATTCGGTTGCCATGGTGGTGCTCGACCACGTGCACGAGCAGATGCCCGGGCGCCGCGAGCTCTGGGGTGAGCTGCATCGGGTGCTTCGCCCGGGCGGGATCGCCATCGTGCTGGGGCTTAACCCGCGGGGCCACCGCCACCCGCTGCTCATTCATCCGCTGTCGCCACCGGCGATGGCCGAACAGCTTCGTGGTTTCGATTTTCAGACTCTGCTGGTTCGCCCGGTCAGCGATCGCGGCGGCCGGCTTCGCGATTGGCTGGCTCGCACCTCTCGTCGCTGGTCAGGGGCTCCCTGGCTCGGCTGGTTTGGCCAGTCTTTTGTGCTGGTGGCCCGCAAAAACAGCAGCGATCCGCAGATTGTACCGCTGCGTCCCGGGCGGCTCTCAGCCCTCAAATCCGCCGCACCGCAACTCGGTGGTGCGCAGGGGCGCGGGCGGTTCTTACGGCGATGACGGTAACGATCTACACGGACGGGGCCTGCAGCGGCAACCCCGGGCCGGGCGGCTGGGGCGCGCTCCTGTCACACGGGACTCGCGAGCTGGAGCTCAGCGGCGGTGAAAAGCAGACCACCAACAACCGGATGGAGATGCAGGCCGTGATCGAGGCGCTGTCGGCCCTCAAGCGGGCCTGCGATGTGGAGCTGTATACCGACTCGACTTACGTGCGCGATGGCGTCACGCGGTGGATGACTAACTGGAAGCGCAACGGCTGGAAGACCGCGGCGAAAAAGCCGGTGAAGAATCAGGATCTTTGGCAGGCGCTGGACGCTGCGGTCAGCCGGCATCGAATCAACTGGCATTGGGTCAAAGGGCACAGCGGTGACCCTGGCAACGAGCGCGCAGACACGCTGGCGCGGGAGGCGGTTCCTTCGTGAGACAGATTGTGCTGGATACCGAAACCACGGGACTGGAGCCGTCTCAGGGGCACCGGGTGATCGAAATTGGTGCCGTGGAGCTGGTGGATCGCCGGCTGTCGGGCCGCCAGTTCCATCGCTACCTCAATCCGCAGCGAGAGGTGGAGGCTGGCGCCCTCGAGGTGCATGGGCTGAGCGATGAATTCCTAGCTGACAAACCCCTGTTCTCGCAGGTGGTCGATGAGTTCATGAGTTTTGTGTCAGGGGCTGAGCTGGTGATTCACAACGCGCCCTTCGACGTCGGGTTTCTCGACAGTGAGCTGGCGATTCTCGACCGTCAGCTGCCTTCCCTTGGCGGCGTCTGCAGCGTTCTGGACACGCTGGAGCTGGCCCGGAGTATGCATCCTGGCATGCGCAACTCGCTGGACGCGCTGTGCCGGCGCTATGACGTCGACAATAGCCGGCGGGAGCTGCACGGCGCGCTATTGGATGCCAGCATCCTGGCGGAGGTGTATCTGCGGATGACCGGTGGCCAGACCAGTCTCACCCTGGAGCTGGCCGGACAGACGGCGCAGACGCAGGCGGCTGTCACTCAGCCGCAGGAGCGTCCACCGCTGCTGCGCAGGTCAGCGTCCGAGACGGAGCGGGCGGCGCACGAAGAGCGGATGGCGCAGATCGAAGCGGCGGCCGGCGGCCCGACAATCTGGGCCCGTCTTTCCGAACCTGGCGCCTGACCTCAGGACCCACCACTTGCGGCATAGACCGTCGACCGGTCGACGCCAGCGCGATACCACTCAGCCGGTGATGGAAACCTCGGTAAAATAAGCGGCGTTGACCCAGAGGTGGGCGTAAATGCTCGCGATGTAGCCAACGATGATCGCCGGCGACCACTTCAGGTGACCAAAGAAGGTGTAGGCGCCCCTAGCCTGGCCCATCAGCGCTACCCCAGCCGCTGACCCGATGGACAGCATGCTGCCGCCCACGCCGGCGGTCAGCGTCACCAGCAGCCACTGGCCTTCATCCATCCCTGGCTGCATCTGCAGCACCGCCACCATCACCGGGATGTTGTCGACGATCGCTGACAGAACACCGACCAGAGCGTTGGCGATCGTGGGGCCGAGCTGGCCGTACATGGCCTGCGAGGCCAGTTCCAGGTAGCCGATGAAACCCAGGCCACCGACGCACATGATGACGCCGAAGAAGAACAGGAGCGTATCCCACTCAGCCCGCGCCACGTTGCGGAAGCTGTCGAAAGCTGACACATCCCCGGGGCGGCCTTCATTAAAGGCCAGCTCTTTGTGGTGGGTCCTTTTCAGGTAGTAGCCAAAAAACTTGAGATAGGCCAGGCCGGTCATCATGCCGAGGAACGGCGGCAGATGCAGGAAGTTGTGGAAGCTGACGGCCGTGACGATCGTGCAGACGAACAGGAACATGATGCGCCGGGCGCCTCGCTTCATCGCTACGGTGCCGCCGGATACTTCCGGAACGTCGTTGGGCACCGCGAAGTGCATCGCGGCGGCCGGGATCACGTAGTTCACCACCGAGGGCACAAAGAGGCTGAAGAAGGTGCCGAAGGGGATCAGGCCGGCCTGCCAGACCATCAGCGTTGTGATATCGCCGAAGGGGCTGAAGGCACCGCCCGCGTTGGCGGCCACCACGATGTTCACGCAGCTGATCGCGACAAACTTCGGGCTATTGCGGCCGACCGCCATGACCACAGCGCACATGACCAGCGCGGTGGTCAGGTTGTCAATGATCGGCGACAGGAAGAAGCTCAGGATGCCGGTGATCCAGAAAAGCTTGCGATAGCTGAACCCGCGGCTCACCAGGAACGCGCGCAGCGCTTCAAAGACGTTCCGCTCGCTCATGGCGTTGACGTAGGTCATCGCGGCGAGCAGGAACAGGAACAGCTCGGAGAACTCCACCAGGAAGACGCGCACGGCGGTTTCCGCCGAATGCGTCAGCTCATTGTTGGCGTACTCCATGGCGATGACCACCCAGATCAGGCCCGCGGCCAGCATCACCGGCTTGGACTTGCGCAGATGGGTGAACTCCTCAGCGATGACGAGGGAGTAAGCCGCGACAAAAAGGGCCAGCGCGGTGACCCCGACCCAGTGGGTGGTCAAATCGAGTTCCGCGGTAGCCGCGCCGAAGGCGAGACCCGGAGCAAACAGACCGAGGGCAACAAGTGAGAGTATTCCGAGCACGATTCGTTGATTGGTTTGCACGATGGGTCCTGTTTATCGACTGGTTCGAGCTTTACTTAAATGTCCGGGCGTTGAACTGCCCACGAAATACGCCTCTGCGACAGCCAGAGTCAACGGGCGACCGATGCAGCGCAACCTCTGGGCCAGCGCCGCAACGGGGCGGAGTTTACCTGAAAAGCGGGCAATCGTGGCAAGACGGTGGCATACTTGAAGGCAAAGTTGCAGGAAGCGCCCGAGGGGACTTTCGGGGGCAGAGCGAGTCAGCCTCGCTGAAAGGAAGGGGAACCAAGATGAAGCAAAGACTCTACTGGCTATTGGGATGCCTGATCAGCACTTCTGCCCTGGCTCTACCGCCTGGGGACGATAACCGGCACTTGGGGGTGGCCAGCTGCGCCAGCAGCACGTGTCACGGCTCGGTATCAGCATTCCGCGATTCCAACGTGCTGCAAAATGAGTTTGCGACCTGGCAAAGCGTCGACAAACACTCGCAGGCTTACCAGGTTCTGCTCAACGACCGCTCCAAACGTATCGCCCGCAACATGGGTCTTGCCAACGCGCATGAGGCGGACATCTGCCTGGATTGCCATGCCGACAACACGCCGGTGGCAATGCGCGGGGAAAAATTTGATATCGCTGACGGCGTCGGCTGTGAGGCGTGCCACGGCGGCGCCGAGAAATACCTGTCTTCTCACGCGTCCGGCCAGGTCAGTCATGAGGACAACCTCGCGGCGGGTCTTTATCCAACCGAAAATCCGCAGCGGCGCGCTGAGATGTGTCTCACCTGCCACCTCGGGACGAAGGACCAGATGATCACGCACCGCATCATGGGCGCCGGCCATCCACGGCTGTCGTTTGAGCTGGATACCTTCACCTGGCTCAACCCACATTTTCAGGTTGATGACGACTACGTTCAGCGTAAGGGGGATCTCAACGGCGCGCGCGACTGGGCGGTCGGCCAGGGCGTCGCCGCCATCACGCAGCTTGAGACGCTGATGGACGACAAGGCTGGCACCGACGGAATTTTTCCGGAGCTGGTGCTGTTTGACTGCCACGCCTGCCATCGCTCGATGTTTGGTGACCGGTGGGTGCCGCGGTCGGGAACGGGCCTCGGCCCTGGTATCGTTCGCTACAACGACGCCAGCCTGCTGATGTTCAAACATGTGCTCACCGCGCTCGACGCCGGTGAGGGTGAGGCGCTCTCGCAGCAGGTTCGCGATCTCCATGTGGCCACGACCAAAGGCCGGGCCGAAACGGTGCAGGCCGGCCGTGCGGTGCTGTCTTCCCTGCGGGCTGGGGTGAACAAAGTCCAGGCGGCTCAGTACGACGGCGCGCTGCTGGAGGGCGTTCTGTCCAGCGTGGTGGCTGACGGCGAACGTGGCCAGTACCGCGACTACGCCAACGCTGAACAGGCGGCTATGGCGGTCGATACGATGATCCTTGCCTTTGAGAACGAGCAGGTGATCAACGCGCAGCGGGCCGAGGATCTGCGCGCCAAAGCCGAGGCCTTGTTCGAGGCCACCAAAGACGAAGATAATTATCAGCAGGGACAGTTTGTTCGTGCTCTGCGGGCCCTGAAGGACGCCGCACCCTGAACGAAGGCTGCTCGGGCGTTGGCCCGACCGCACATGCCGCTTCCCTGAAGGCCGCGACTGTTTGTCGCGGCCTTAAAATTTTGATGGAGTCCGGTTAGTGGAAGTTCCCGGTTATGACATACAGCGCGAGCTAGGTTCCGGCGGCATGGCGACGGTGTATCTCGCCATCCAGGAAAACCTGCACCGGGATGTCGCGCTCAAGGTCATGACGCCGGGCCTGGCCGTGGATGAAACCTACTGCCAGCGCTTCTTGAAAGAAGGCCGGATCGCGGCCCAGCTCAACCATCTGAATCTGCTCACCGTCTACGACATCGGTGTGCACGAAAACCACTACTACATGGCGAGCGAGTACCTGCCGGGTGGCACCGCCAGGGACAAGATGAACGAGGGGATGTCCGAGGCGGACATCCTGCACATCATCACGGACATTGCCCAGGGGCTGCAGTTTGCGCACTCCAAGGGGTTTGTTCACCGCGACGTTAAGCCGGGGAATCTCCTCTTCCGCGGCAACGGCGACTGTGTGCTGGGCGACTTTGGGATTGCCAAAGCGGTGGATTCCAACACCGGCGCCACCAAGCTCGGCACCTCAATCGGCACGCCGCACTATATGAGCCCGGAGCAGGCGAAGGGCGAGAAGGTCGATCATCGCACCGATCTCTACAGCCTGGGTGTGGTGTTTTACGAGATGCTGACCGGCAAGCCGCCCTTCGACGCAGACGACCCGTTCTCGGTGGCGTTGATGCAGATCAACGAACCGTGCCCTGAGGTGCCCGCGGAGTTTTCCCACTTTCAGCCGCTGATCGAAAAGCTTATGGCGAAAGATCGGGAAGAGCGTTACGCACAGGCTGACGACTTTCTGGACGACCTGGAAGACGTGACCGGCGCGGTGGCGCCGGCGCGCAAGACCACCCGTCGCAAGATGAGCCCGTCCGAGCCCGGCCGGCGCGCCACGCCGCCCCCGGCCTCAAAAGCCGCTCAGGAGCCCGCCGAGAGCACGGAAGGCAAGCGTTCTATGATGCCCATCGTGGTCGGCGGGACGGCGGTGATCGCGGTCCTGACGCTGGCGATTGTGGGCTGGAACGCGATGAGTGGTGGTGGCGGTGAAGATCAGCCCGATCCAAATCCACCGACACCGGGTCCTGATATTGTTGAACCGATGCCCGATCCGCCCAACCGCGAGGACGAGCAGCGAGAGCGCTTCGCGAGACTCATCGGAGAAGCGGAAGCGTTTGTCGAAAGCGGCGCGCTGCTGTGCAACGGCGGCGAGAGTGCGTTGGCACGCTATCGCACCATCCTGACGGAAGATCCTGACAACGATTCCGCGCGCCTCAAGCTGCGGGAGCTGGCCAATACAATCGAGTCTGCGGCCGAAATCGAGTGGGCCAAGGGTGAGCTGCAAAACGCCTACACGCTCCTGCGCCAGGCTTCGGTGCAGTTTCCGGGTGACCAGGGCATCGAATACCTGCTGAACGAGATCGAAAGCCAGGACTACGAGCTGGAAGATCCGCTCCAAAACAGTCCGGACGGCTGCGGTGCAACGACGTCGCTGGCCGGTGGCGCTGACGATGAACCCGATAATCCTGCAGCTGAGCCGGAACCTGTGACCGCAGGTACTGCCGAGGACACACCCTCAGAGCCCGCACAGCCGGTGGCGCTTGACGCTGACGCGGAGGCCCGCGTTGAGGAGCTGCTGAAGCAGGCCGACAACTACTTCGACGCCAACATCTTCTCCCATCCGCCTGGCGAAAACGCCATGGACAAGTATCTCGAGGTGAAGGCCATCGATCCGGCCAACCGCCGCGCCAACGAGCGGCTGGCGAGAATCGCCGGGCTTTGGCTCCGTGCGGCTGAGGTGCGTATCAGTCGTGGCGAGTGGGACAAGGCTCGCGCGATGGTTGATCGCGGTCTGCAGGCGGAGCCGGACAACGAGGCCCTCGCTGAGCTCATGAGGCAGATCGAGCAAAATGGTGGCGGCTAGCCGCTGTTGCTAGCCAGCCGCAACTTTTATGGCCGGCGACCGATCGATCAGCAGGTTCTAGGCCGCTTCTCCCACCAGCAGCACCGTCACGTTATCGGACCCGCCGTGGTCCAGCGCCGCGAGGATCAGGTGGTCGACACTTTCCTGAGGTGCCAGATTCTGGCCGAGCACGTGGGCGATGTAGTCGTCGTCCACCTCCTCGGTGAGCCCATCGCTGCACAGCAGCAGCATCTCGCCCGACTTCAGCTCCCCGCTGACGGTATCCACGCTGAGTGAGGACGGGTCGGTCACGCCCAGCGCCTGGGTCACCACGTTGCGGTGCGGGTGAGTTTTGGCCTGCTCGGCACTGATGGCGCCCTGGTCGACGAGCTCCTGGACGTAAGAATGATCGCTGGTCAGCTGCTTGAGCTCGCCGTTCCAAAGATAGACCCGGCTGTCGCCAACCCAGGCGACTTCAAACTGGTGGTCCTGAATCCGCGTGGCGACCAGCGTGGTGCCCATGGGCATGGCGCTCTGTCTGGCCCTCGACTGATCCACGATGTGCTGGGCGGCTGCCTGGACCGATTCGCTTAGCGTCCGCCCAGCGCTGAACTCCTGCACAACAGTGTCGCGGGCGATGGCGCTGGCGACCTCCCCGAGGTCGTGGCCACCCATCCCGTCAGCGACCAGCCACAGTCCGAGGTCGGGCTTGGCGCAGTAGGTGTCTTCATTGTGTTCACGACGGAGACCGACATGGGTTCCATGCCCAAATTCAATCATGCGTGTTTGCACTCCCCATCACCATCCGAGCATCCTGCCGGAATTCCTGTTGCTGACCCGAGCGCCGCTGTGTGCCTCGCTCGTTCGTAAAAACACCCCGCTCGAATCATAGCACCTCACTAGACGTTCGAGCAAAAGAGGCAACATTATCAGGCTATTACGCGCCTTACTTCAAGCGAAATCCCCGGCAAAAAAAGCCGGCTCAGGGCGCAAGCTCCGGTGCGGGTTGGTCGTTTTTTGTCGCCAGCGCCCAGTTGAGTATGTCGTAGTAACTTTGGATATTGCGCACGTAGGCAGCTGCTTCGCGGCCACGTGAATAGCCGTGCCGGGTTGTGCGATACCACTGAGGCTGGTTGAGCTTGGGCAGATGCTGCACCACCTCATCCCAGCGGTCGGGGTCCTGGCCCGCGCGCTGCGTCAATATCCGGGCGTCCTCGAGGTGGGAAAACCCGATGTTGTAGGCGGCGAGCGCGAGCCAGATCCGATCGGGCTCGGGAATGCGGCGCGGAATCTTTTTGAGCACCCGCTTGAGATAGCGAGCGCCGCCGCCGATGCTCTGGGCGGGATCCTCGCGCTCCGTCACGCCGACCATGCGAGCGGTGGCGCTGGTCAGCATCATCACGCCGCGGACCCCGGTCGGAGACACGGCGTTTGGATCCCACAGTGATTCGGCGTAGCCGATTGCCGCGAGCAGCCGCCAATCCAGTTCGTTCTGTTCGCCGGCGGCCACAAAATACGACTTCAGGTCGGGCAGTCGGCTTCGAATATGCCGCAGAAAATAGTGGCTGTTACTGCGATCGTAATAGGCGATGTGCGCGTGGTAACGGTCTTTAATGTCAGCCAGCTCGCCGCTGCCGCGCAGCTCCCCGAGTATCCTGTTCGCCGCGCTCAGCAAAGAATCGTCACGATTGACGGGAAAGGCCCAGGCGATGGGCTGGGGCTCGGTCAGGGCAAATCCTCTGCGCAGCGTCGGAAAAAAGCGCTGCTGAATCTCCAGCACCGTTGAGTCGGCAATCGTCAGGTCTTCTTCCCCGTTGCTCACCGCGTCGAACAGGGATTCGATGTCGTCGCTGGACTGTCGCCAGGTCAGCTCCGCGAGACGGTCACCGAATCCCTCCAGCGTTTCGGCATAGCTGGAATCGGCGACCACCACCATGTTGCGGCCAGCCAGGTCGGCGAGGGAGCGCGGTTTCCGGTTGCCGGCCTTGTAGACCACGTACTGGATCGTCTCGGTGTAGGGTTCCGAAAATCGGGCACGCGCCTGGCGTCCCGGCGTGACGGTGATGTTGGCTGCTGCCAGGTCCGCCCGACCGCTGTCCACCGCTTCAAGAAGCTGGGAAAAACTCTCGACCGTGATCATCCGAAGGCTGACGTTCAGATCTTCGGCCAGCCGCCCGGCCAGGTCGTATTCGAGGCCGGTATCGCGTTCCTGCAGGTTGTAATACGTTACGGGGCTGTTGACCGTGGCCACCCGCAGCTCGCCACGGTTTTGCACCTCGACCAGCTGGGGCATCGGTGGCGGTGGCGGCGGGCGCGTCAGCGTAAAGGTGAGCAGACCTAAGCCCAGCAGCGCAAAGCCGCCGGTCCACAGCCACTGAAGGCGAGACTGGCTGCCGAGTAACAGGGATCGAGAGGTCGAGTCGCTGTGGGATGGCGATGCCATCTACTCAATCTAGCGGAAACTCCGCTCACCGACCAATTGACAGGGCCCGGCAAAAATGGCAGCGCCAGCGCTTTCATGGACTGCGTGTTGAAAAACGCAGTTTTTCGGCGCGCAGCATTCGGTACAAGGATATGCCGACATTTTCGATGGCCTCAAGCCATTGAAAATGTAAG
This DNA window, taken from Pseudomonadota bacterium, encodes the following:
- the mltF gene encoding membrane-bound lytic murein transglycosylase MltF, encoding MASPSHSDSTSRSLLLGSQSRLQWLWTGGFALLGLGLLTFTLTRPPPPPPMPQLVEVQNRGELRVATVNSPVTYYNLQERDTGLEYDLAGRLAEDLNVSLRMITVESFSQLLEAVDSGRADLAAANITVTPGRQARARFSEPYTETIQYVVYKAGNRKPRSLADLAGRNMVVVADSSYAETLEGFGDRLAELTWRQSSDDIESLFDAVSNGEEDLTIADSTVLEIQQRFFPTLRRGFALTEPQPIAWAFPVNRDDSLLSAANRILGELRGSGELADIKDRYHAHIAYYDRSNSHYFLRHIRSRLPDLKSYFVAAGEQNELDWRLLAAIGYAESLWDPNAVSPTGVRGVMMLTSATARMVGVTEREDPAQSIGGGARYLKRVLKKIPRRIPEPDRIWLALAAYNIGFSHLEDARILTQRAGQDPDRWDEVVQHLPKLNQPQWYRTTRHGYSRGREAAAYVRNIQSYYDILNWALATKNDQPAPELAP
- a CDS encoding Stp1/IreP family PP2C-type Ser/Thr phosphatase, with amino-acid sequence MIEFGHGTHVGLRREHNEDTYCAKPDLGLWLVADGMGGHDLGEVASAIARDTVVQEFSAGRTLSESVQAAAQHIVDQSRARQSAMPMGTTLVATRIQDHQFEVAWVGDSRVYLWNGELKQLTSDHSYVQELVDQGAISAEQAKTHPHRNVVTQALGVTDPSSLSVDTVSGELKSGEMLLLCSDGLTEEVDDDYIAHVLGQNLAPQESVDHLILAALDHGGSDNVTVLLVGEAA